AGGCTCCGCGAGCCGCGAGATCGCCGACATCGTCGAGCAGGAGTGGCTGGCGGCCCACCCGGGCGAGACGGTCGAGCGCCGGCACATCGGCGTCGAGGTGCTACCCGCCGACGCGTGGGGACACGCGGTCAGTGCCGGCTACGTGCAGGCCGAGGACCGAACGGCCGAGCAGACCGCCGCCCTCAAGCTGGCCACCACGCTGACCGATGAGCTGGTCAGCGCCGACGCCGTGTTGCTGGCCGTGCCGCTCTACAACTGGGGCGTTTCGCAGCACGTCAAGGTCTGGTTCGACCTGATCATGACCGATCCGCGGGTGCGCGCACCCGAGCCGCTGCTGCGAGGAAAGCCGGTGGTGCTGGCCACGGTCCGCGGCGGCGGATACGCCCCGGGCATGCCCAAGCACGGCTGGGACCACTCCACGCCGTACCTGCGCCGGATGCTCGGCGACCTCTGGGGCGCCGACCTGACCGTGGTCGAGCGGGAACTGACCCTGGCGGAGGTGAACCCCGCGATGGAGCCGCTACGCCCGCTTGCCGCCCAGCTGCACGCCGAGGCCCTGGACGCGGCCCTGGCCGTGGGCCGGGCGTTCGGGATCGTGCCCGTCGGGGAAACGCCTCGGGCCGCTGGGTAGCCAGGGGCCGACCAGGTCCTCCGCGAGGGTCCAGAGCGCGGCGCGGCGGGCGGGGTCGGCGGCGCGAGCCGGGATGCGGAGGCGGCGTGGGCCCGGGCCGAAGAAGCCGCCCGTCATCGCCGGGTCGGTGGCCAGGGTGACCGGGCCACGGGCCGCGACCGACGGTGCCGCGCCGAGCAGGCGTTGCACCAGCGCTGCCGCCGCGCGGACCGGGCGCGGCACGCCGCGGGCCTGGGCGAACACGTCGGTCGCGACCAGGCCGGGGTAGACGCAGCTGACCTCGACGCGGGTGTCGCCCAGCCGGTCGGCCAGCTCGACGGCGAGCAGGTCGTTGGCGAACTGGGTGCGGCCCGAGACGACGCCCAGACCGCGGCCACCCTG
This genomic interval from Asanoa ferruginea contains the following:
- a CDS encoding FMN-dependent NADH-azoreductase, with the translated sequence MTLFRLDASIRAEGSASREIADIVEQEWLAAHPGETVERRHIGVEVLPADAWGHAVSAGYVQAEDRTAEQTAALKLATTLTDELVSADAVLLAVPLYNWGVSQHVKVWFDLIMTDPRVRAPEPLLRGKPVVLATVRGGGYAPGMPKHGWDHSTPYLRRMLGDLWGADLTVVERELTLAEVNPAMEPLRPLAAQLHAEALDAALAVGRAFGIVPVGETPRAAG
- a CDS encoding SDR family NAD(P)-dependent oxidoreductase — its product is MRDDKPTAVVTGGTGGIGRACAVELGRRGYRVLIVGRDSARAAAVLADLDGSFVRADLASMRETARAADEIAARAPRLDALLLCAGVLALAPEWTEEGMERTLALNYLSRHLLVRRLLPLLTVAPSGRVVLVANAGRYRDTLDLTDPHLRQGGRGLGVVSGRTQFANDLLAVELADRLGDTRVEVSCVYPGLVATDVFAQARGVPRPVRAAAALVQRLLGAAPSVAARGPVTLATDPAMTGGFFGPGPRRLRIPARAADPARRAALWTLAEDLVGPWLPSGPRRFPDGHDPERPAHGQGRVQGLGVQLGGKRA